From the Solanum stenotomum isolate F172 chromosome 4, ASM1918654v1, whole genome shotgun sequence genome, one window contains:
- the LOC125863072 gene encoding cation/H(+) antiporter 10-like, whose translation MSNSTEIISTQKVLQCVTFPPRGFSLGFFKKGSTPWIYSVPTIESQILIIYLLTQLFHFPLKRIGFPKIASEIFAGLILGSTFLGRYKSYQEKLFPLPSQSILGALTTFGFLLFLFLSGVKMDTSMTRKIGKRALVIGFLNHLAPLITGMITVFALSSDFYQEGVTPLSIPVEVISIAKTSFPVISYLLKDLGLLNSELGRLALSSALISDLVGLTIHAFIFLIVIGAKNTIQRAITDAILLIAFIIVVIFVFRPLMMWIVKRTPEGRPVKDLYILIIVLAVLLSGVFSAWFEQTVLFGPLIFGLAVPEGPPLGSTLVDKLDPFTSGFLLPIFVTVMSLRTNLSAINPSASYTFANIILLCVGSITKILACLLPMLYCKMPLNDAAAISLIMSTRGVVDLASYSFLRDDKIINQASFAFMVIATAVTSIFVQIMVKWLYDPSRKYAGYQRRNLMNSNNKLPILVCIHNPDNTAAILRLLEKSNPTRDFPIVSNVLHLIELRGRASSVFISHQVQTKAITDVAYSENVILAFQGFERNHYGAVTIQAFTAISPRNLMHEDICTLALDVLASIIILPFHRKWAVDGSVEVEDHGLRTLNSSVLERAPCSVAILIDRGQLKRSTSVRASENVYCIAILFLGGNDDQEALAFAKRMAISGTISLTVIRLISKQDVSCDVDEVVDLDIVGDWKQSRSSWENVKYIEHYVHETTETALLVRSLVDDYDLIITGRRNNTHSPLTAGLEEWTEIPELGVIGDMLASKDLKTRASVLVIQQQQTTL comes from the exons atGAGCAATAGCACGGAAATCATCTCTACCCAAAAGGTTCTTCAATGTGTAACATTCCCTCCAAGAGGATTTTCActtggattttttaaaaaaggttcAACTCCATGGATATATTCTGTCCCAACAATTGAATCTCAAATACTCATTATATATCTTCTcacacaactttttcattttcctcTCAAGCGCATTGGATTTCCCAAGATCGCTTCGGAGATCTTT GCGGGACTAATCCTTGGATCTACTTTTCTTGGGCGTTATAAGAGTTACCAAGAAAAGTTGTTTCCTCTTCCAAGTCAATCAATTCTGGGTGCACTAACTACATTTGGTTTcctacttttcctttttctaagtGGTGTCAAAATGGACACTAGCATGACAAGGAAAATAGGGAAAAGGGCACTAGTAATAGGTTTTCTTAATCACTTAGCTCCATTGATAACCGGTATGATAACTGTATTTGCATTATCAAGTGATTTCTATCAAGAAGGTGTAACACCATTATCCATTCCAGTTGAAGTCATAAGTATTGCTAAGACATCTTTTCCTGTCATCTCTTACCTCCTTAAGGATCTCGGACTCCTTAATTCTGAACTTGGAAGATTAGCACTTTCTTCAGCACTTATTAGTGACTTAGTTGGTCTCACTATCCATGCATTTATCTTTCTAATTGTTATAGGTGCAAAGAATACAATCCAAAGAGCAATCACTGATGCAATACTTTTAATTGCTTTCATTATTGTAGTTATTTTTGTCTTTAGGCCACTCATGATGTGGATAGTCAAAAGGACCCCGGAAGGGAGACCTGTTAAAGACCTTTACATTCTCATCATTGTTCTTGCTGTTTTACTTTCTGGTGTCTTCTCTGCCTGGTTTGAACAAACAGTTCTTTTTGGCCCTTTAATCTTTGGCTTGGCCGTCCCTGAGGGACCGCCTTTAGGATCTACACTAGTAGATAAACTTGATCCATTTACATCAGGATTTCTGTTACCTATTTTTGTAACTGTAATGTCCTTAAGAACAAATCTCTCTGCCATAAATCCCTCTGCTTCTTATACATTTGCAAATATTATCCTATTGTGTGTCGGCAGTATAACAAAAATACTAGCATGTTTACTTCCCATGCTATATtgcaaaatgcccttaaatgaTGCTGCAGCTATCAGCCTCATCATGTCTACAAGAGGTGTCGTTGACTTGGCTTCCTACAGCTTTCTAAGAGATGATAAA ATCATCAATCAGGCTAGTTTTGCTTTTATGGTAATAGCAACAGCCGTTACGTCAATATTTGTGCAAATCATGGTGAAATGGCTTTATGATCCATCTAGGAAATATGCTGGATATCAAAGAAGAAACTTAATGAATTCCAACAACAAGTTACCCATACTAGTTTGCATTCACAATCCTGATAACACTGCTGCTATACTTAGATTGCTGGAGAAATCTAATCCCACTAGGGATTTTCCTATAGTGTCCAATGTTCTCCACCTTATAGAGCTACGCGGTCGAGCATCTTCTGTTTTCATCTCTCACCAAGTTCAGACAAAGGCTATTACTGATGTAGCTTATTCAGAAAATGTCATTCTTGCTTTCCAGGGGTTTGAACGCAATCACTATGGTGCTGTGACCATTCAAGCTTTTACAGCTATCTCCCCACGCAATTTAATGCATGAGGATATATGTACTCTTGCCCTTGATGTCCTTGCATCCATCATTATATTACCCTTTCATCGAAAATGGGCCGTGGATGGATCAGTAGAAGTTGAAGATCATGGTTTGAGAACTTTGAACTCTAGTGTTCTTGAAAGGGCTCCTTGTTCTGTTGCAATCCTAATTGATCGAGGCCAGTTGAAACGTTCTACCTCTGTCCGTGCATCAGAGAATGTATATTGTATTGCCATTTTATTTTTGGGAGGAAATGATGATCAAGAAGCATTAGCATTTGCTAAACGAATGGCCATTAGTGGGACCATTAGCCTCACGGTGATACGTTTGATATCCAAGCAAGATGTGAGTTGTGATGTGGATGAAGTAGTTGATTTGGATATCGTAGGTGATTGGAAACAAAGCCGAAGTAGTTGGGAAAATGTGAAGTATATTGAACATTACGTGCATGAAACAACAGAGACAGCATTGTTAGTTCGTTCGTTAGTAGATGATTATGACCTTATAATAACAGGGCGACGAAACAATACACATTCACCTCTAACAGCAGGACTTGAAGAATGGACTGAAATCCCAGAATTAGGAGTCATTGGTGATATGCTTGCCTCAAAGGATCTTAAGACAAGGGCTTCTGTCCTGGtcattcaacaacaacaaacaacccTATAG